A stretch of the Actinotalea sp. JY-7876 genome encodes the following:
- a CDS encoding LLM class flavin-dependent oxidoreductase: MRIGIVLLPQERWAVDRHRWVRAEEYGFDHLWTYDHLAWRSLADEPWLATVPLLAAAAAVTRRVRLGTWVASPNFRHPVPFAKDVMGLDDVSEGRFLVGVGAGGTGFDAEVLGPPVTTRVRTERFEEFVALLDRLLSQPVTDWEGEHFAAHGARMLPGCVQRPRVPFVVAANGPRALRVAARYGQGWATYGSGTGAGAGEGVVGRAAEAERWWRDLAGLVERFETAVRDAGRDPATVDRYLNIDAAPVFSLESLAVLEEGVARAAALGFTDVVVHWPREGGVYAGRVEVLEEVAANLDRLRAL, from the coding sequence ATGCGGATCGGGATCGTGCTGCTGCCGCAGGAGCGGTGGGCGGTGGACCGTCACCGGTGGGTGCGGGCCGAGGAGTACGGCTTCGACCACCTGTGGACCTACGACCACCTCGCGTGGCGCAGCCTCGCGGACGAGCCGTGGCTCGCCACCGTGCCCCTGCTCGCCGCGGCCGCGGCCGTCACGCGCCGCGTCCGGCTCGGGACCTGGGTCGCCAGCCCGAACTTCCGCCACCCGGTGCCGTTCGCGAAGGACGTCATGGGGCTGGACGACGTCAGCGAGGGCCGGTTCCTCGTCGGCGTCGGCGCCGGCGGGACGGGGTTCGACGCCGAGGTGCTCGGGCCACCGGTCACGACGCGCGTGCGCACCGAGCGGTTCGAGGAGTTCGTCGCGCTCCTGGACAGGCTGCTCTCCCAGCCGGTGACCGACTGGGAGGGCGAGCACTTCGCCGCCCACGGGGCGCGCATGCTCCCGGGGTGCGTGCAGCGCCCCCGCGTGCCGTTCGTCGTCGCCGCCAACGGCCCGCGCGCCCTGCGCGTCGCGGCACGGTACGGCCAGGGCTGGGCGACGTACGGCAGCGGGACGGGCGCGGGCGCCGGCGAGGGTGTCGTCGGCCGGGCGGCCGAGGCCGAACGGTGGTGGCGGGACCTCGCGGGGCTCGTCGAGCGGTTCGAGACCGCGGTGCGTGACGCGGGGCGGGACCCGGCGACGGTCGACCGCTACCTCAACATCGACGCGGCGCCCGTGTTCTCGCTGGAGTCGCTCGCGGTGCTGGAGGAGGGCGTCGCCCGCGCCGCGGCGCTCGGCTTCACGGATGTCGTCGTGCACTGGCCGCGTGAGGGCGGGGTCTACGCGGGCCGGGTCGAGGTGCTCGAGGAGGTCGCCGCGAACCTGGACCGGCTCCGCGCCCTCTGA
- a CDS encoding mechanosensitive ion channel domain-containing protein: MTPTLASLQHLAGDALAGPAPTAAVVPDDGTAAGPVIVLAIAGALIVALVVAEVVAAVVRAVGRRTWLAENLSRRARLPLRAVLVVAGIWVALRIVTEPPPEGPAWTPGVEHALLIGVIIGVAWLIGALAFVVEDAATRRYRTDVPDNRHARRVRTQVMILRRLTVAVLVLCAIAGVLLTFDGARAAGAGVLASAGLLSVVAGLAAQTSLANVFAGLQLAFTDAIRVDDVVVVQGEWGRIEEITMTYVVVHLWDDRRLILPSTWFTTTPFENWTRRAADLLGTVELDLDWEVPVAEMRAELVRLLNESGLWDHRVGVLQVTEATGGFVRIRALASAADAPTLFDLRCEVREGLVNWLQAQHPEALPRSRWQETAPVDRSTATPGARPDALPPTPPTAPVATGVPTREDTVRLDPGKDSRLFTGSIPALERSRAFTGPGIEVIAEREQIAREMEGEPEPEPERGERRSRER; this comes from the coding sequence GTGACCCCCACCCTCGCGTCCCTCCAGCACCTCGCCGGTGATGCGCTCGCCGGCCCCGCGCCGACCGCCGCGGTCGTGCCCGACGACGGCACGGCGGCGGGCCCGGTCATCGTCCTCGCGATCGCCGGGGCGCTCATCGTCGCGCTCGTCGTGGCCGAGGTGGTCGCCGCCGTCGTGCGGGCCGTGGGGCGTCGCACGTGGCTCGCCGAGAACCTCTCGCGCCGTGCCCGGCTCCCGCTGCGCGCCGTGCTGGTCGTGGCCGGCATCTGGGTCGCGCTGCGGATCGTCACGGAGCCGCCGCCGGAGGGGCCCGCGTGGACCCCCGGCGTGGAGCACGCGCTGCTCATCGGCGTGATCATCGGTGTGGCCTGGCTGATCGGCGCGCTCGCGTTCGTCGTCGAGGACGCGGCCACGCGGCGGTACCGCACCGACGTGCCGGACAACCGCCACGCGCGCCGCGTCCGGACCCAGGTCATGATCCTGCGCCGGCTCACGGTCGCGGTCCTCGTGCTGTGCGCGATCGCGGGCGTGCTGCTCACCTTCGACGGGGCGCGCGCGGCCGGCGCCGGCGTCCTGGCGTCCGCCGGGCTGCTGTCCGTCGTCGCCGGCCTGGCCGCCCAGACGTCCCTCGCGAACGTGTTCGCGGGCCTGCAGCTCGCGTTCACGGACGCCATCCGGGTCGACGACGTCGTCGTGGTGCAGGGGGAGTGGGGCCGCATCGAGGAGATCACGATGACCTACGTCGTCGTGCACCTCTGGGACGACCGGCGGCTCATCCTGCCGTCCACGTGGTTCACGACCACGCCGTTCGAGAACTGGACCCGCCGCGCCGCCGACCTGCTCGGGACCGTCGAGCTGGACCTCGACTGGGAGGTCCCGGTCGCCGAGATGCGTGCGGAGCTCGTCCGGCTGCTCAACGAGAGCGGGCTGTGGGACCACCGCGTGGGCGTGCTCCAGGTCACCGAGGCCACCGGAGGCTTCGTGCGGATCCGCGCGCTCGCGAGCGCGGCCGACGCGCCGACGCTCTTCGACCTGCGGTGCGAGGTGCGCGAGGGCCTCGTCAACTGGCTCCAGGCCCAGCACCCCGAGGCCCTCCCCCGCAGCCGCTGGCAGGAGACCGCTCCGGTGGACCGGTCGACCGCGACGCCGGGCGCCCGGCCCGACGCGCTGCCCCCCACGCCCCCCACCGCGCCGGTCGCCACCGGCGTGCCCACGCGTGAGGACACCGTCCGGCTCGACCCGGGCAAGGACTCGCGGCTCTTCACGGGCAGCATCCCCGCGCTCGAGCGCTCCCGGGCCTTCACGGGCCCGGGGATCGAGGTGATCGCCGAGCGCGAGCAGATCGCGCGCGAGATGGAGGGCGAGCCCGAGCCCGAGCCCGAGCGCGGCGAGCGCCGGTCGCGCGAGCGCTGA
- a CDS encoding EAL domain-containing protein, with amino-acid sequence MTATTTDPRTPGVSWLDRAVRRSMTTPGWVGALTVAAGLAGCWLLVHASGGTVLSTPHLFYVPIVLATLPFGVRGSVVTALAATLLCGPLMPLDVATGEHQDPASWLVRGAMFVAVGCVAALALQLRQREYERQLRTELRTEIREAIAPVRERSAEAERLARQVDDVVDGRRFHLVYQPIYAFADGRLLAVEALTRVDVEPLRPPDVWFAAAHEAGRGTELELLAIEAALEGTRGLPLDVDVAVNASPGTLASPRLHALLERSQRTVVVEITEHAMVEDYPLLRDAVAALRDRGAKIAVDDAGAGFASLRHVLQLAPDTIKLDMSLTQDLALSPLRRALGGALIEFAHATGARLVVEGIEDVADLGAWHALGAEAVQGYAVGRPGALPPAPTSPQVMALHGRGVDGRIPRQARR; translated from the coding sequence ATGACCGCGACGACCACCGACCCGCGCACGCCCGGCGTGTCGTGGCTCGACCGCGCCGTCCGGCGCTCGATGACGACGCCCGGCTGGGTCGGCGCCCTCACCGTCGCGGCCGGCCTCGCGGGCTGCTGGCTCCTCGTCCACGCCTCCGGCGGCACGGTGCTGTCCACACCCCACCTGTTCTACGTGCCGATCGTGCTCGCGACGCTCCCGTTCGGGGTTCGCGGGTCGGTCGTGACGGCGCTCGCGGCGACCCTGCTCTGCGGGCCGCTCATGCCGCTCGACGTGGCCACGGGCGAGCACCAGGACCCGGCGAGCTGGCTCGTGCGGGGCGCCATGTTCGTCGCGGTCGGCTGCGTCGCCGCGTTGGCGCTGCAGCTGCGGCAGCGCGAGTACGAGCGGCAGCTGCGCACGGAGCTGCGGACCGAGATCCGGGAGGCCATCGCGCCCGTGCGCGAGCGGTCGGCGGAGGCCGAGCGGCTCGCCCGCCAGGTCGACGACGTCGTCGACGGTCGGCGCTTCCACCTCGTCTACCAGCCCATCTACGCGTTCGCCGACGGGCGCCTGCTCGCGGTCGAGGCGCTGACGCGCGTCGACGTCGAGCCGCTGCGCCCGCCGGACGTGTGGTTCGCCGCCGCGCACGAGGCGGGGCGGGGCACCGAGCTGGAGCTCCTGGCGATCGAGGCGGCGCTCGAGGGCACGCGCGGGCTCCCGCTCGACGTCGACGTCGCGGTCAACGCCTCGCCCGGCACGCTCGCCTCGCCGCGGCTGCACGCGCTGCTCGAGCGCTCGCAACGCACCGTGGTGGTCGAGATCACCGAGCACGCCATGGTCGAGGACTACCCCCTGCTCCGGGACGCGGTCGCGGCGCTCCGCGACCGCGGGGCGAAGATCGCCGTCGACGACGCGGGGGCCGGGTTCGCGAGCCTGCGCCACGTGCTGCAGCTCGCGCCCGACACGATCAAGCTCGACATGTCGCTGACCCAGGACCTCGCGCTGAGCCCCCTGCGCCGCGCCCTCGGCGGCGCGCTCATCGAGTTCGCCCACGCCACCGGCGCCCGGCTCGTCGTCGAGGGCATCGAGGACGTCGCCGACCTCGGCGCCTGGCACGCGCTCGGCGCGGAGGCCGTGCAGGGCTACGCCGTCGGGCGGCCGGGCGCGCTCCCGCCGGCGCCCACGTCACCGCAGGTCATGGCCCTGCACGGACGCGGTGTCGACGGACGCATCCCGCGCCAGGCCCGCCGGTGA
- the galE gene encoding UDP-glucose 4-epimerase GalE: MTWLVTGGAGYIGSHVVRAFLDAGLDAVVVDDLSSGHEAFVPDDVPLVRASILDTAAVTTAMREHGVTGVVHLAGYKYAGVSVQRPLHTYEQNVTGTAHLLRAMADADVTAVVFSSSAAVYGTPHTDLVTEATPPAPESPYGESKLIGEWLLRDQARATADGTAPLRHTSLRYFNVVGSGRPELYDTSPHNLFPLVLDALVAGRTPRINGTDYPTPDGTCVRDYVHVADLATSHVAAARALAEGRDLQPVYNLGSGDGVSVRQIMTAMAQVTGVEFEPEAAPRRPGDPARIVASGEAAARDLDWRMRHTLTEMVASAWQARSAHS; encoded by the coding sequence ATGACCTGGCTCGTGACCGGCGGCGCCGGCTACATCGGATCCCACGTCGTCCGCGCGTTCCTCGACGCGGGCCTCGACGCGGTCGTCGTGGACGACCTGTCGAGCGGCCACGAGGCGTTCGTGCCCGACGACGTCCCCCTGGTCCGGGCCAGCATCCTGGACACCGCCGCGGTCACGACCGCGATGCGCGAGCACGGAGTGACGGGGGTCGTGCACCTCGCGGGCTACAAGTACGCCGGCGTGAGCGTGCAGCGCCCGCTCCACACCTACGAGCAGAACGTCACCGGCACCGCGCACCTGCTGCGCGCGATGGCCGACGCGGACGTCACCGCCGTCGTGTTCTCCTCGAGCGCTGCCGTCTACGGCACCCCGCACACCGACCTCGTCACCGAGGCGACGCCGCCCGCGCCGGAGTCGCCCTACGGCGAGAGCAAGCTCATCGGCGAGTGGCTCCTGCGCGACCAGGCCCGCGCGACCGCCGACGGCACCGCACCCCTGCGGCACACGTCCCTGCGCTACTTCAACGTCGTCGGGTCCGGCCGCCCGGAGCTCTACGACACGAGCCCGCACAACCTGTTCCCGCTGGTCCTGGACGCGCTGGTCGCGGGCCGCACCCCCCGCATCAACGGCACGGACTACCCGACGCCCGACGGCACGTGCGTGCGCGACTACGTCCACGTCGCCGACCTCGCGACGTCGCACGTCGCGGCCGCGCGAGCCCTCGCCGAGGGCCGCGACCTGCAGCCCGTCTACAACCTCGGCAGCGGCGACGGCGTCTCGGTGCGCCAGATCATGACGGCCATGGCACAGGTCACGGGTGTCGAGTTCGAGCCGGAGGCCGCACCCCGCCGCCCGGGCGACCCCGCCCGCATCGTCGCGTCCGGCGAGGCCGCGGCGCGCGACCTGGACTGGCGGATGCGCCACACGCTCACGGAGATGGTCGCGAGCGCGTGGCAGGCGCGCAGCGCCCACTCCTGA
- a CDS encoding GlsB/YeaQ/YmgE family stress response membrane protein encodes MGVGSIIAAIVVGIVIGALGRLFAPGKQNISILVTIIVGILAALLGTWIAGQLNLEETDGIDWIELIIQVALAAIGVTIAANMLGRRRRV; translated from the coding sequence ATGGGAGTCGGCTCCATCATCGCCGCGATCGTCGTCGGCATCGTCATCGGCGCGCTCGGACGGCTCTTCGCGCCGGGCAAGCAGAACATCTCCATCCTCGTCACGATCATCGTCGGCATCCTCGCCGCCCTCCTGGGCACGTGGATCGCGGGCCAGCTCAACCTCGAGGAGACCGACGGCATCGACTGGATCGAGCTCATCATCCAGGTGGCGCTCGCCGCGATCGGCGTGACGATCGCGGCCAACATGCTCGGCCGTCGCCGCCGCGTCTGA
- a CDS encoding phosphotransferase, which translates to MTTPEWAPERVVGPELAARVIAEQFPDLADLPVRAFDAGWDNAVLAVGDDWLFRFVHREIALRGARQEVAVLRHLADRFAVPIPFPERLGTPTPEVPWPFWGTRPLPGVELARAALPDADRAAVARAVGALLRELHDPALARETVAALATDGLTLLTDPNRRSEPAVMAERGRGQLDAITALGVPVPPAARTLLAEAEHLPPADPAGAVLVHGDLHVRHLLVHDGRASGVIDWGDTALADPCVDLMIAFSAFDGAARRAFVQAYGAVPPDRELRARAAAIRVSASLARSCLVEGQDVVAAEALAAIGRATR; encoded by the coding sequence GTGACCACCCCGGAGTGGGCCCCGGAGCGCGTGGTCGGCCCGGAGCTCGCGGCGCGCGTCATCGCCGAGCAGTTCCCCGACCTCGCGGACCTGCCCGTGCGAGCCTTCGACGCCGGCTGGGACAACGCCGTGCTCGCGGTCGGCGACGACTGGCTCTTCCGGTTCGTGCACCGCGAGATCGCGCTGCGCGGCGCGCGGCAGGAGGTCGCGGTCCTGCGGCACCTCGCCGACCGCTTCGCCGTGCCGATCCCCTTCCCGGAGCGGTTGGGCACGCCGACCCCCGAGGTCCCCTGGCCTTTCTGGGGCACGCGCCCCCTGCCCGGCGTGGAGCTGGCCCGCGCCGCCCTGCCCGACGCCGACCGCGCCGCCGTCGCGCGGGCCGTGGGCGCCCTCCTGCGCGAGCTGCACGACCCGGCGCTCGCGCGCGAGACCGTGGCGGCGCTGGCCACCGACGGGCTCACCCTGCTGACCGACCCGAACCGGCGCAGCGAGCCGGCCGTCATGGCGGAACGGGGCCGCGGCCAGCTCGACGCGATCACGGCCCTCGGCGTGCCCGTGCCCCCGGCCGCCCGGACGCTGCTCGCCGAGGCCGAGCACCTGCCCCCGGCCGACCCCGCCGGGGCGGTGCTCGTCCACGGCGACCTGCACGTGCGGCACCTGCTGGTCCACGACGGGCGTGCGAGCGGCGTCATCGACTGGGGCGACACCGCCCTCGCGGACCCCTGCGTCGACCTGATGATCGCCTTCTCGGCGTTCGACGGCGCCGCCCGCCGGGCCTTCGTCCAGGCGTACGGAGCCGTCCCGCCCGACCGCGAGCTGCGGGCGCGGGCTGCCGCCATCCGCGTCTCGGCGTCGCTCGCCCGCTCGTGCCTGGTCGAGGGCCAGGACGTCGTCGCCGCCGAGGCCCTCGCCGCGATCGGGCGCGCGACCCGCTGA